A genomic window from Rhodococcus sp. KBS0724 includes:
- a CDS encoding DUF3558 family protein: MTRIVGALMLATILVSVVTGCGRSVEGTARAQAATATLEQSPTSITPSPEPAADEGLCNIPDDVATELNVDKSTAERSMESATTLLDDCAWRGPDFELRIASYDVATAPFAARLSQEVSADSREITIGTHQAFVLTQSEEEFEPGCVIVLDMMDNSIVVIREDDTYVSRASMCSRVRSAATVIEDALE; this comes from the coding sequence ATGACACGCATAGTCGGAGCGCTGATGCTGGCGACCATTCTGGTCTCGGTGGTGACCGGATGTGGTCGCAGCGTCGAAGGGACTGCGAGGGCGCAGGCGGCAACGGCCACGCTCGAACAGTCCCCTACCAGCATCACACCGTCCCCCGAACCAGCAGCCGACGAGGGTCTGTGCAACATTCCCGACGACGTCGCGACGGAGTTGAACGTCGACAAGTCCACCGCTGAGCGGTCGATGGAATCGGCTACCACGCTGCTGGACGACTGCGCGTGGCGTGGCCCGGATTTCGAGTTGCGAATCGCGAGCTACGACGTTGCCACCGCCCCCTTTGCAGCGCGCCTTTCGCAGGAAGTCTCAGCCGACAGCAGAGAAATCACCATCGGCACACATCAGGCATTTGTTCTCACCCAATCCGAGGAGGAGTTCGAACCCGGCTGCGTGATCGTCCTGGACATGATGGACAACAGCATCGTGGTCATCAGGGAAGACGACACCTACGTCAGTCGCGCCAGCATGTGTTCTCGCGTCCGTTCTGCCGCCACCGTAATCGAAGACGCCCTGGAGTGA
- a CDS encoding glycosyltransferase, producing MNARHLLEGENVDAGDEVTYLGKSLLQRIILPRAGEPLDVRTLYLEESWSNSRRAHSTSRTSVALGAETEVSFATYFNAFPASYWRRWSILKSVVLRLELSGHGRVDIYRSKADSSRIHVEGKEFHDGDAGLEFEVELAPFEDGGWIWFDITTDSAVVVESGGWYAPVEAPGEATVAVGIPTFNRPTDAVKALAALASDPLVSDVIKAVIMPDQGTRKVRDEPGFTEAAAALGDRLTIHDQGNLGGSGGYSRIMYEALKNTSCQHILFMDDDIEIEPDSILRALSFSRFAKSPMLVGGQMLNLQERSHLHVMGEVVNRGIFMWTAAPNVEYDHDFSKKPLRESKLLHRRIDVDFNGWWMCMIPRQVAEEIKQPLPLFIKWDDCEYGLRAKKAGYPTVTLPGAAIWHMAWSDKDDAIDWQAYFHLRNRLVVAALHMPGNGRGLVVNTVKATLKHLLCLEYSTVAIQNKAIADFLAGPEHVANMLPTALGEVHAQRKEFSDAVVLPSSTELPLPSGADVGDVSLPLTTVAKVTRVLRAAVHNVKPAKAEHLERPQLNVPTIDARWFLLSQVDGVTVTTADGRGVVYRKRNPKQALELLKEATRLRRELAARFPELKKQYQDAVPSLTSTERWERVFGIS from the coding sequence ATGAACGCACGTCATCTACTCGAGGGCGAAAACGTCGACGCAGGGGACGAGGTGACCTACCTCGGTAAGTCGCTGCTCCAGCGGATCATCCTGCCGCGCGCCGGTGAACCACTCGACGTTCGCACGCTCTATTTGGAAGAGTCCTGGTCCAACAGTCGACGCGCACACTCCACCTCGCGCACCTCGGTAGCCCTCGGCGCCGAGACCGAGGTCTCGTTTGCCACCTACTTCAACGCTTTCCCCGCCAGCTACTGGCGACGCTGGTCCATCCTGAAATCGGTGGTCCTGCGTCTGGAACTGTCCGGCCACGGCCGCGTCGACATCTACCGTTCCAAGGCGGATTCCTCGCGTATTCACGTGGAGGGCAAGGAATTCCACGACGGCGACGCCGGTCTCGAGTTCGAGGTCGAGTTGGCGCCGTTCGAGGACGGTGGGTGGATCTGGTTCGACATCACCACCGATTCGGCCGTCGTTGTCGAGAGCGGCGGTTGGTATGCGCCCGTCGAGGCTCCCGGCGAAGCGACTGTCGCCGTAGGTATTCCGACGTTCAACCGCCCGACGGACGCCGTGAAGGCGCTTGCCGCCCTCGCATCCGATCCGTTGGTGTCCGACGTGATCAAGGCAGTCATCATGCCGGATCAGGGCACCCGCAAGGTGCGCGACGAGCCTGGATTCACCGAAGCTGCTGCAGCGCTTGGTGATCGCCTCACCATTCACGATCAGGGTAACCTCGGCGGCTCCGGCGGATACAGCCGAATCATGTACGAGGCACTCAAGAACACGTCGTGCCAGCACATCCTGTTCATGGACGACGACATCGAGATCGAACCAGACTCGATCCTGCGCGCCCTGTCCTTCTCGCGTTTCGCGAAATCGCCGATGCTGGTGGGCGGCCAGATGCTCAACCTGCAGGAACGCAGCCACCTCCACGTGATGGGTGAAGTGGTCAACCGCGGCATCTTCATGTGGACCGCAGCGCCGAACGTCGAATACGACCACGACTTCTCGAAGAAGCCGCTGCGCGAATCGAAGCTCCTGCACCGCCGCATCGACGTCGACTTCAACGGCTGGTGGATGTGCATGATCCCGCGTCAGGTCGCGGAAGAGATCAAGCAGCCCCTGCCGCTCTTCATCAAGTGGGACGACTGCGAATACGGCTTGCGCGCAAAGAAAGCCGGCTACCCGACAGTCACACTTCCGGGTGCGGCGATCTGGCACATGGCGTGGAGCGACAAGGACGACGCCATCGACTGGCAGGCGTACTTCCACCTCCGCAACCGTCTTGTCGTGGCCGCACTGCACATGCCGGGCAACGGCCGCGGTCTCGTGGTCAACACGGTGAAGGCAACGCTCAAGCACCTGCTGTGCCTCGAATACTCCACCGTCGCAATCCAGAACAAGGCCATCGCCGACTTCCTCGCCGGTCCTGAGCACGTCGCGAACATGCTGCCGACCGCACTCGGCGAGGTACACGCCCAGCGCAAGGAATTCTCCGACGCAGTCGTACTGCCGTCGTCGACGGAACTGCCACTGCCGTCGGGTGCCGACGTCGGGGATGTGAGCTTGCCGCTCACCACCGTCGCGAAGGTGACCCGCGTACTTCGCGCCGCCGTGCACAACGTGAAGCCGGCCAAGGCCGAACACCTCGAGCGCCCCCAGCTCAACGTGCCGACCATCGACGCCCGCTGGTTCCTGCTCTCGCAGGTGGACGGCGTCACCGTCACCACCGCCGACGGCCGCGGAGTCGTCTACCGCAAGCGCAATCCCAAGCAGGCACTCGAACTGCTCAAGGAAGCCACCCGGTTGCGCCGCGAACTCGCCGCCAGGTTCCCCGAACTGAAGAAGCAGTACCAGGATGCCGTTCCTTCACTGACCAGCACGGAAAGGTGGGAACGTGTCTTCGGTATCTCCTGA
- a CDS encoding acyl-CoA dehydrogenase family protein yields the protein MGTKRKPSWYDDEITAVAELARGFFDRELIAKREQWDAQHRVDRSVWLEAGKLGLLCCSIPEEYGGGGGTFAHDLAVFEAQGYCGDYALGNSVHSGIVAHYVLEYGNEEQKKAWLPGMATGEILGAIGMTEPGTGSDLKAITTSAIRDGDHYVVNGSKTFITNGGSADMIVLAVKTDPKAGAKGVSLLIVDLRDCEGFAVGRVLDKVGQHGADTSELSFTDVRVPVSNLLGESEGLGFGQLMAQLVQERLIIGAQAIGTIERAVEETVAYTKARQAFGHSLFEFQNTAFELAECQTIARTCRVFLDNCIEDHLNGELDGADAAMVKYWLTEQQCAVVDRCVQLYGGYGYMREYPIARMYEDSRVQKIYAGANEVMKGIIAKSL from the coding sequence ATGGGAACCAAGCGCAAGCCGTCGTGGTACGACGACGAGATCACCGCAGTCGCAGAACTGGCCCGCGGATTTTTCGATCGTGAGCTGATTGCGAAGCGCGAGCAATGGGACGCCCAGCATCGCGTCGACCGGTCCGTGTGGCTCGAAGCCGGCAAGCTCGGCCTGCTGTGCTGCTCCATCCCCGAGGAATACGGCGGGGGCGGCGGAACCTTCGCGCACGATCTCGCAGTCTTCGAGGCGCAGGGGTATTGCGGCGACTACGCGCTTGGTAACTCCGTGCACAGCGGCATCGTCGCGCACTACGTGCTCGAGTACGGCAACGAAGAGCAGAAGAAGGCCTGGCTGCCGGGCATGGCGACGGGTGAAATCCTCGGTGCCATCGGAATGACCGAGCCGGGAACAGGTTCCGACCTCAAGGCCATCACCACATCGGCTATCCGCGACGGTGACCACTACGTGGTGAACGGGTCGAAGACCTTCATCACCAACGGTGGCAGCGCCGACATGATCGTGCTCGCGGTCAAGACCGATCCCAAGGCCGGCGCCAAGGGCGTTTCGCTCCTGATCGTCGATCTTCGTGACTGCGAAGGCTTTGCCGTCGGCCGCGTGCTCGACAAGGTCGGCCAGCACGGAGCCGACACGTCCGAGCTCTCGTTCACCGACGTCCGCGTTCCCGTCTCGAACCTCCTCGGTGAGTCCGAAGGCCTCGGTTTCGGTCAGCTGATGGCGCAGTTGGTGCAGGAACGCCTCATCATCGGCGCTCAGGCCATCGGCACCATCGAACGGGCCGTCGAAGAGACCGTCGCCTACACCAAAGCGCGTCAAGCGTTCGGGCACAGCCTCTTCGAGTTCCAGAACACGGCATTCGAACTGGCCGAGTGCCAGACGATCGCACGCACCTGCCGGGTGTTCCTCGACAACTGCATCGAGGATCACCTCAACGGTGAACTCGACGGTGCGGACGCAGCGATGGTCAAGTACTGGCTCACCGAGCAGCAGTGTGCCGTCGTCGATCGTTGTGTTCAGCTCTACGGCGGCTACGGCTACATGCGCGAGTACCCGATCGCGCGCATGTACGAAGACTCCCGCGTGCAGAAGATCTACGCCGGCGCCAACGAAGTGATGAAGGGAATCATCGCTAAGAGCCTGTAG
- a CDS encoding phosphatase PAP2 family protein encodes MSSVSPEVRILAGIQSTVGQVPGAVKVARGMSHFGEHSLGWIAIAAVGAAVDKPRRREWAGAAVGAFGAHAASVVIKRVVRRKRPSDPSLQVNVSTPSKLSFPSSHATSTTAAAVLIGRLTGLPLPALLVPPMMLSRLVLGVHYPTDVLAGAALGAASAALVHKAEQKYGEK; translated from the coding sequence GTGTCTTCGGTATCTCCTGAAGTACGGATTCTGGCCGGAATTCAGTCCACCGTCGGGCAGGTGCCGGGAGCAGTGAAGGTTGCCCGCGGCATGTCCCACTTCGGTGAGCACTCCCTCGGGTGGATCGCGATCGCTGCCGTCGGTGCTGCCGTAGACAAGCCGCGTCGCCGTGAATGGGCCGGTGCTGCCGTCGGCGCCTTCGGCGCGCACGCCGCGTCGGTCGTGATCAAGCGTGTCGTCCGGCGCAAACGCCCGTCCGATCCGTCGTTGCAGGTCAACGTCTCGACGCCGAGCAAGCTGAGCTTCCCGTCCTCGCACGCCACGTCGACGACGGCGGCGGCTGTCCTGATCGGTCGACTCACCGGGCTACCCTTACCGGCGTTGCTTGTGCCCCCGATGATGCTTTCGCGCCTGGTTCTGGGAGTTCATTACCCGACCGACGTGCTTGCCGGTGCGGCACTGGGCGCCGCATCCGCGGCGCTGGTGCATAAGGCCGAACAGAAATATGGAGAGAAATGA
- a CDS encoding thiolase family protein, producing the protein MTTPEPIVIVDGARTPVGSFGGVFKDVPAHELGATAAKAALTRAGVAPEDIDEVVMGCIGQVGPDAYNARRVGIAAGLPENVPAYTVNRLCGSGLQAIWSAAMQMRWGAAAITLAGGDESMSRMPFYDFSARAGFKLGDHGLVDGTVAMLTDPFSNAHMGRTAEAVARKYGVSREQQDEFAVESQRRAATDAAKAAFAEEITAVETGGRRSVTVTEDEHPKPGTTMETLAKLRPAFEEGGSVTAGNASGINDGAAALVLATGTEAAKRGLTGLVTLEAVTTAAMEPGLMGYAPVLALEKLFAQTGLKPSDIGTAEVNEAFASQAIAVIRDAGLDPEKTNPYGGAIALGHPVGATGAILTLRAARDMVRRDLEFGIVTMCIGGGQALAALLKRV; encoded by the coding sequence ATGACCACACCCGAACCGATCGTCATCGTCGACGGGGCTCGCACCCCGGTCGGTAGCTTCGGTGGCGTCTTCAAGGACGTTCCCGCCCACGAGCTCGGAGCCACGGCTGCCAAGGCCGCGCTGACCCGCGCCGGCGTTGCACCCGAGGACATCGACGAGGTTGTCATGGGCTGCATCGGCCAGGTCGGCCCCGACGCCTACAACGCGCGCCGTGTCGGCATCGCCGCCGGACTGCCCGAGAACGTTCCCGCCTACACCGTCAACCGCCTCTGTGGCAGCGGTCTGCAGGCAATCTGGTCGGCAGCGATGCAGATGCGCTGGGGCGCCGCCGCCATCACTCTCGCCGGTGGCGACGAGAGCATGTCCCGCATGCCGTTCTACGATTTCTCCGCCCGCGCCGGCTTCAAGTTGGGCGATCACGGCCTCGTCGACGGCACCGTCGCGATGCTCACCGACCCCTTCAGCAACGCCCACATGGGCCGCACCGCCGAAGCTGTCGCCCGTAAGTACGGCGTCAGCCGCGAGCAGCAGGACGAGTTTGCCGTCGAATCGCAGCGACGCGCAGCCACCGACGCCGCGAAGGCCGCCTTCGCCGAGGAGATCACCGCCGTCGAAACCGGTGGCCGTCGCTCCGTCACCGTCACCGAGGACGAGCACCCCAAGCCCGGCACCACGATGGAAACCCTCGCGAAGCTGCGCCCCGCATTCGAAGAGGGTGGCTCCGTCACCGCCGGTAATGCGTCTGGCATCAACGACGGCGCCGCAGCCCTCGTTCTTGCAACCGGCACGGAGGCAGCCAAGCGCGGCCTGACCGGTCTGGTCACCCTCGAAGCTGTCACGACGGCAGCCATGGAGCCGGGCCTGATGGGCTACGCTCCCGTGCTCGCCCTCGAAAAGCTCTTTGCGCAAACAGGTTTGAAGCCGTCCGACATCGGCACCGCCGAGGTCAACGAGGCATTTGCCTCGCAGGCCATCGCCGTCATCCGTGACGCCGGCCTCGACCCGGAGAAGACCAACCCGTACGGCGGCGCCATCGCGCTCGGACACCCCGTCGGCGCAACCGGCGCGATCCTGACCCTGCGCGCTGCCCGCGACATGGTCCGCCGCGACCTCGAATTCGGCATCGTCACCATGTGCATCGGCGGCGGCCAGGCCCTCGCAGCCCTGCTCAAGCGAGTCTGA
- the zomB gene encoding flagellar motor control protein ZomB: protein MSLSTSSEPATEADQVADTAAPSTTPTRVVFLGGVVLAAVLTFWGAWERRWIADDGLIVLRTVRNLLAGNGPVFNAGERVEANTSTAWTYIVYAFGWLTQIRLEYVVLAIALVLTTAAVVLAMLGTARLYRDMRPGVGGTVFLVPAGVLVYIAVPPARDFATSGLETCLVIFWIALLWLLMVRWAQASVPSTVSILVLSFVAGLGPLVRPEMAIPGALALMMIVVSAGLTWKVRALIVVVAGLVPVAYQIWRMGYYGLPYPNTAVSKDAGGAKWSQGFAYLWNLVGPYLLWLPLLFLLAGALIIFAIGRTERTSVAQAVSGSRWVRLQAWLRTPRAVVTFILGSGLILGVYSVRVGGDFMHGRVLLPVLFCLLIPVAVIPLRVPARTAFGRNRDTAIFGVSAVLWLGTIVWAAAAANTTGMPEGSIVGRSGIVDERAFYALNTGHEHPIRAEDYLDYPWMRAMVETIADTPDGGLLIPSPSYNAWFVVPPPGPIDEPGEHVVFFLNLGMTSMNVGLDVRVLDQMGLAYPLAAHTERLEDGRIGHDKNLYPDWVVADTGMIDVHPWLPFFLDEEWVADAKLALTCPETQELLTSYRSELTWARFKQNFRQAFDLAQYRFDRVPAYELQRCGLVPLETQK from the coding sequence GTGTCGCTGTCTACATCGTCTGAGCCGGCCACCGAAGCCGACCAGGTCGCCGACACCGCGGCACCGAGCACCACCCCTACCCGAGTAGTTTTCCTCGGCGGGGTGGTGCTTGCTGCCGTCCTCACGTTCTGGGGTGCGTGGGAGCGCCGATGGATCGCCGACGACGGACTCATAGTCCTGCGGACAGTGCGAAATCTCCTGGCCGGTAACGGTCCCGTCTTCAACGCCGGTGAACGCGTCGAGGCGAATACGAGTACCGCGTGGACATACATCGTCTACGCCTTCGGTTGGCTGACACAGATCCGACTCGAATATGTCGTCCTCGCAATCGCTTTGGTGCTCACGACCGCAGCCGTGGTCTTGGCGATGCTCGGAACGGCCCGCCTGTACCGCGATATGCGCCCAGGCGTCGGCGGGACGGTTTTCCTCGTTCCTGCCGGTGTTCTCGTCTACATTGCCGTGCCGCCCGCCCGAGATTTTGCGACGTCCGGACTCGAGACGTGCCTGGTGATCTTCTGGATCGCGCTGCTGTGGTTGCTGATGGTTCGGTGGGCCCAGGCGTCAGTGCCGTCGACGGTGTCGATTCTGGTCCTTTCCTTTGTTGCCGGACTCGGGCCACTCGTGCGCCCGGAGATGGCGATCCCTGGTGCTCTGGCGCTGATGATGATCGTCGTCTCCGCCGGTCTGACGTGGAAGGTCCGCGCGCTGATCGTGGTTGTCGCCGGGCTCGTTCCGGTGGCGTACCAGATCTGGCGTATGGGCTACTACGGACTTCCGTACCCCAACACCGCGGTCTCGAAGGATGCCGGCGGCGCAAAGTGGTCGCAAGGATTTGCCTACCTGTGGAATCTCGTCGGACCGTACTTGCTGTGGTTGCCGCTGCTGTTCCTCCTGGCCGGCGCGCTGATTATCTTTGCGATCGGCAGGACCGAGCGCACGTCCGTGGCCCAGGCGGTGTCAGGTTCACGCTGGGTGCGGTTGCAGGCATGGCTGCGCACCCCACGCGCTGTTGTCACGTTCATTCTCGGTAGCGGCCTGATCCTGGGTGTGTATTCGGTTCGAGTCGGTGGCGACTTCATGCACGGCCGCGTCCTGCTCCCCGTGCTGTTCTGCCTTCTGATCCCGGTGGCGGTTATTCCGCTTCGGGTTCCGGCGCGAACGGCATTCGGCCGGAACCGGGACACCGCGATCTTCGGCGTCTCCGCAGTGTTGTGGTTGGGAACCATAGTGTGGGCAGCCGCCGCGGCCAACACGACCGGCATGCCCGAGGGATCGATCGTCGGACGCTCGGGCATCGTCGACGAGCGTGCGTTCTACGCCCTCAACACCGGTCACGAGCATCCGATCCGAGCCGAGGATTACCTCGACTACCCCTGGATGCGAGCAATGGTCGAAACCATCGCAGACACCCCGGACGGTGGACTACTCATTCCGTCTCCCAGTTACAACGCGTGGTTCGTCGTTCCGCCGCCAGGGCCGATCGACGAACCGGGTGAGCACGTCGTTTTCTTCCTGAACCTCGGTATGACAAGCATGAATGTCGGACTCGATGTTCGCGTGCTCGATCAGATGGGGTTGGCGTACCCGCTCGCCGCGCACACGGAGAGGTTGGAAGACGGCCGTATCGGCCACGACAAGAACCTGTATCCGGACTGGGTGGTTGCGGACACCGGGATGATCGACGTCCACCCGTGGCTGCCCTTCTTCCTCGACGAGGAATGGGTAGCTGACGCGAAGCTGGCGCTGACCTGCCCGGAAACGCAGGAGTTGCTTACCTCCTACCGCAGTGAATTGACGTGGGCGCGATTCAAGCAGAACTTCCGTCAGGCATTCGACTTGGCGCAGTATCGATTCGATCGAGTGCCCGCCTACGAACTACAACGATGTGGTCTTGTGCCACTTGAAACCCAAAAGTGA
- a CDS encoding alpha/beta hydrolase family protein: MRFAPTRLTQRLKHRALAIGAAALVLPLAAGVAGSAVATAAPAHAAPVQTAPWGGFEELWVPSTMGNIKVQVQWAARGGNAALYLLDGLRARDDANAWSFETNALEQYRNDNITLVMPVGGQSSFYTDWYAPSNFNGQQMTYKWETFLTEELPNFLENYGVSRNNNAVLGLSMGGSAALTLAAYHRDQFKFAGSLSGYLNISAPGMREAIRVAMLDAGRFNVDSMWGPPWSPAWLRNDPFVFAPRLQGLSMYISAASGLTGKYDNPKGLVGYYNTANAMGLEALALANTRAFQIRMNTLGIPATYSFPSNGTHSWAYWSEELFKARGQILDTMNAW, translated from the coding sequence ATGCGATTTGCCCCGACGAGGCTGACACAGCGCCTCAAGCACCGAGCACTTGCCATCGGTGCGGCAGCACTCGTGCTTCCCCTTGCCGCAGGCGTCGCCGGTAGCGCAGTTGCTACCGCTGCTCCCGCGCACGCAGCGCCGGTTCAGACCGCGCCGTGGGGCGGATTCGAAGAACTGTGGGTACCCTCCACAATGGGCAACATCAAGGTCCAGGTCCAGTGGGCCGCTCGCGGCGGAAACGCTGCCCTCTATTTGCTCGACGGCCTCCGCGCTCGTGACGACGCCAATGCGTGGTCCTTCGAGACCAACGCTCTCGAGCAGTACCGCAACGACAACATCACTCTCGTGATGCCCGTCGGCGGACAGTCCAGCTTCTACACCGACTGGTACGCACCCTCGAACTTCAACGGTCAGCAGATGACCTACAAGTGGGAGACCTTCCTCACGGAAGAGCTGCCCAACTTCCTCGAGAACTACGGCGTCTCGCGCAACAACAACGCTGTCCTCGGCCTGTCGATGGGTGGAAGTGCCGCACTGACACTCGCTGCGTACCACCGCGACCAGTTCAAGTTCGCCGGCTCGCTGTCGGGTTACCTGAACATCTCGGCTCCCGGTATGCGTGAAGCAATCCGCGTCGCGATGCTCGATGCCGGCCGCTTCAACGTCGACTCCATGTGGGGACCCCCGTGGAGCCCGGCATGGCTGCGCAACGACCCGTTCGTCTTCGCGCCTCGCCTCCAGGGCCTGTCGATGTACATCTCCGCAGCAAGCGGTTTGACCGGTAAGTACGACAACCCCAAGGGCTTGGTCGGCTACTACAACACGGCAAACGCCATGGGCCTCGAAGCACTTGCGCTGGCCAACACCCGGGCATTCCAGATCCGGATGAACACGCTCGGTATTCCGGCCACCTACAGCTTCCCGTCCAACGGCACCCACTCGTGGGCGTACTGGTCCGAGGAACTGTTCAAGGCCCGCGGCCAGATTCTCGACACCATGAACGCCTGGTGA
- the glf gene encoding UDP-galactopyranose mutase, whose protein sequence is MTAANSETALAQYDLIVVGSGFFGLTIAERAATQLGKRVLVLDRRHHLGGNAYSEPEPETGIEIHKYGAHLFHTSNKKVWDYVTQFTEFTNYQHRVFALHKGQAYQFPMGLGLVSQFFGRYFTPEEARALIAEQSSEIDAKDASNLEEKAISLIGRPLYEAFVRDYTAKQWQTDPTELPAANISRLPVRYNFDNRYFNDTYEGLPVGGYTAWLENMVTDPKIEVRLDTDYFDVRDELRSANPDAPVIYTGPLDRYFDYSEGELGWRTLDFETEVLPVGDFQGTPVMNYNDADVPFTRIHEFRHFHPEREYPADKTVIMREFSRFAESTDEPYYPINTPEDRDKLAAYRSRAKAETADNKVLFGGRLGTYQYLDMHMAIASALTMFENTLRPHLESGAELAGESE, encoded by the coding sequence GTGACCGCTGCAAATTCAGAGACCGCCCTTGCTCAGTACGACCTCATCGTCGTCGGTTCGGGATTCTTCGGGCTGACCATCGCCGAGCGCGCCGCCACCCAGTTGGGTAAGCGAGTGCTGGTTCTGGATCGCCGTCACCACCTGGGTGGCAATGCCTACTCCGAGCCCGAGCCGGAGACAGGCATCGAGATCCACAAGTACGGTGCGCATCTGTTCCACACCTCCAACAAGAAGGTGTGGGACTACGTCACCCAGTTCACCGAATTCACGAACTACCAGCACCGTGTCTTTGCGCTGCACAAGGGCCAGGCGTACCAGTTCCCGATGGGATTGGGCCTCGTCTCGCAGTTCTTCGGCCGGTACTTCACGCCGGAAGAGGCACGCGCGCTCATCGCCGAGCAGTCCAGCGAGATCGATGCGAAGGACGCTTCCAACCTCGAGGAGAAGGCGATCTCGCTGATCGGCCGCCCGCTGTACGAAGCCTTTGTACGTGACTACACGGCAAAGCAGTGGCAGACCGACCCCACCGAGCTGCCCGCGGCGAACATCAGCCGCCTACCCGTCCGCTACAACTTCGACAACCGCTACTTCAACGACACGTACGAGGGCCTGCCCGTCGGCGGCTACACCGCGTGGCTCGAGAACATGGTCACGGACCCGAAGATCGAGGTCCGTCTCGACACCGACTACTTCGACGTCCGCGACGAATTGCGCAGCGCCAACCCCGACGCACCCGTCATCTACACCGGCCCGCTCGACCGCTACTTCGACTACTCCGAAGGTGAGCTGGGCTGGCGCACCCTCGACTTCGAGACCGAAGTTCTCCCCGTCGGCGACTTCCAAGGCACCCCGGTCATGAACTACAACGACGCGGACGTCCCGTTCACCCGCATCCACGAGTTCCGCCACTTCCACCCGGAACGCGAGTACCCGGCCGACAAGACCGTCATCATGCGCGAGTTCTCACGCTTCGCGGAGTCGACCGACGAGCCGTACTACCCGATCAACACGCCGGAGGATCGCGACAAGCTCGCCGCGTACCGCAGTCGCGCCAAGGCGGAAACCGCTGACAACAAGGTCCTGTTCGGTGGCCGCTTGGGCACCTACCAGTACCTGGACATGCACATGGCTATCGCCAGCGCACTGACGATGTTCGAGAACACCCTGCGTCCGCATCTGGAATCGGGTGCGGAATTGGCAGGGGAGAGCGAATGA
- a CDS encoding decaprenyl-phosphate phosphoribosyltransferase: MSEEAATVSGPPKSLPAGIVKALRPRQWVKNVLVLAAPIAAGTATEVDVLLPVALAFVVFCMAASGIYLVNDAMDVEADRAHPTKRFRPIAAGVLPVNIAYGMAVVLLAGSIGLSFFANWQLAVVMGVYIVIQLAYCFGLKHQAVIDICIVSSGFLLRAIAGGVAAEIELSQWFLLMMAFGSLFMAAGKRYAELKLAERTGAKIRKSLESYTMTYLRFVWTMAATALVLCYGLWAFQQDDIKGTNWYAISMVPFTVAVLRYAVDVDGGEAGEPEEIALGDRVLQFLAVAWIGVVGVAVYIV, translated from the coding sequence ATGAGCGAGGAAGCGGCCACGGTCAGCGGACCCCCTAAGTCCCTGCCCGCCGGCATCGTCAAGGCGCTCCGCCCGCGTCAGTGGGTCAAGAACGTTCTTGTGCTCGCCGCGCCCATCGCGGCCGGCACAGCCACCGAAGTCGACGTGCTCCTGCCCGTCGCGCTGGCATTTGTCGTGTTCTGCATGGCGGCGTCCGGCATCTACCTCGTCAACGACGCGATGGACGTCGAGGCAGACCGAGCGCACCCCACCAAGCGCTTCCGCCCCATCGCGGCCGGAGTTCTGCCCGTCAACATCGCGTACGGCATGGCCGTGGTGCTGCTGGCCGGTTCGATCGGTCTCTCGTTCTTCGCCAACTGGCAACTCGCCGTGGTCATGGGCGTGTACATCGTCATCCAGCTTGCGTACTGCTTCGGTTTGAAGCATCAGGCCGTCATCGACATCTGCATCGTGTCGTCCGGATTCCTGTTGCGCGCCATAGCCGGTGGTGTGGCAGCCGAGATCGAGCTGTCGCAGTGGTTCCTGCTGATGATGGCATTCGGTTCACTGTTCATGGCCGCCGGAAAGCGGTACGCCGAACTGAAACTGGCCGAACGTACCGGTGCCAAGATCCGCAAGTCGCTCGAGAGCTACACGATGACCTACCTGCGCTTCGTGTGGACGATGGCCGCGACGGCACTCGTCCTCTGCTACGGACTGTGGGCCTTCCAACAGGACGACATCAAGGGCACCAACTGGTACGCCATTTCGATGGTCCCCTTCACCGTTGCCGTGCTCCGGTACGCCGTGGACGTCGATGGCGGCGAAGCCGGCGAACCCGAGGAAATCGCGCTCGGTGACCGGGTTCTGCAATTCCTCGCAGTGGCGTGGATCGGAGTAGTGGGTGTCGCTGTCTACATCGTCTGA